A genomic region of Nostoc sp. UHCC 0702 contains the following coding sequences:
- a CDS encoding cyclic nucleotide-binding domain-containing protein — protein MLETLRKISVFEHLAEKELNCFINGTELWLNSGDMLFHQGDPVEYFYIVFEGAIQLSREIVNQKILLATYGSSTFFGEVPLLAGTAHLASGQAMRRSHIYCLHENDFWQMITICPTVRKIVLGHMASRMQELQVLSQQHEKLVALGTLSAGLAHELNNPVSAAHRAASQLQDTVKSLDAVTFKLIGQDLTESQLKQLLSFRQDAIEHVVQTDTQNSSDTLVQIDLEDELTQWLESHNVSDGWKLVPTLVAAGLNNQKLEAISERMATKTFSDVLVWLEATLSIIGQLKVLEQGTTRVSEIVKAIKDYSYMDRASLLKIDVHEGLENTLTILRYKLRKHNIVVTREYDQNLPQIHAHGSALNQVWTNLIDNAIDALGEQGEIWVRTTKDKDYIVVEIVDNGPGIPLAIQSRIFEPFFTTKEVGSGTGLGLEISYRIVVTQHNGEIRCFSQPGQTRFHIRLPIIHL, from the coding sequence ATGCTTGAGACATTGCGTAAGATATCAGTTTTTGAACACTTGGCTGAAAAAGAGCTGAACTGCTTTATCAATGGTACTGAATTATGGCTAAATTCAGGAGACATGCTATTTCACCAAGGAGATCCTGTAGAGTACTTCTATATAGTATTTGAAGGAGCAATCCAGCTTTCACGAGAGATTGTTAACCAAAAAATCCTCTTAGCTACATACGGTAGTAGTACATTCTTTGGTGAAGTCCCTCTGCTTGCAGGTACAGCTCACCTTGCAAGCGGGCAAGCAATGCGTAGAAGTCATATCTATTGTCTGCACGAGAATGATTTTTGGCAAATGATTACTATTTGCCCAACCGTTAGAAAAATTGTTCTCGGTCATATGGCTTCTCGAATGCAAGAGTTGCAGGTGTTATCTCAGCAACACGAAAAGCTCGTTGCTTTGGGTACTTTGTCTGCTGGTCTTGCTCATGAATTAAATAATCCAGTATCCGCAGCGCATAGAGCTGCAAGTCAATTGCAGGACACAGTTAAGTCGTTGGATGCTGTTACTTTCAAACTGATTGGGCAAGATCTCACAGAAAGTCAACTCAAACAACTCTTAAGCTTTAGGCAAGATGCTATTGAACACGTTGTACAGACTGATACACAAAACTCTTCCGACACATTGGTTCAGATTGATCTTGAAGATGAATTAACGCAATGGTTGGAGTCACATAATGTGAGTGACGGGTGGAAACTTGTTCCTACCCTTGTTGCTGCTGGGCTGAACAATCAGAAGTTAGAAGCGATTAGCGAACGAATGGCAACTAAGACCTTTAGTGATGTGCTGGTTTGGCTAGAAGCAACGCTGTCTATAATCGGGCAGTTGAAGGTACTGGAACAGGGTACTACTCGTGTCTCCGAAATAGTCAAGGCGATTAAAGACTATTCGTATATGGATCGGGCTTCACTATTGAAGATAGATGTACATGAGGGTCTGGAAAATACTCTGACAATTCTACGCTACAAATTGCGAAAGCACAATATTGTGGTGACACGCGAGTATGATCAAAATCTACCACAAATTCATGCTCATGGCAGTGCATTGAATCAAGTGTGGACTAATCTGATTGATAACGCGATCGATGCTTTAGGTGAACAAGGTGAAATTTGGGTACGTACTACCAAAGACAAAGACTATATTGTTGTTGAGATTGTAGACAACGGCCCAGGAATTCCCCTTGCAATTCAATCTCGAATTTTTGAGCCATTTTTTACAACCAAGGAGGTTGGTTCAGGTACCGGGTTAGGTTTGGAGATTTCATATCG
- a CDS encoding FAD-dependent oxidoreductase, translating to MAKPVILTLDDDLEVLQAIELDLRKEYGDRFRVVRSNSPKTALEVLQKLKLRNESAALFLVDQRMPQMSGVEFLEQAIEIFPLTKRVLLTAYADTNAAIRAINKAKIDYYLLKPWDPPEERLYPILNDLLEVWQACFRPPFEGVRVVGSRWSPRLYQIKDFLARNHVPYQWLNIESDEGDRLVSYTISSDTKCQALVIFPDGSHLVEPTNTQIAEKIGLKTRPKMPFYDLTIVGAGPAGLAAAVYGASEGLRTVLIEREAPGGQAGTSSRIENYLGFPGGVHGGDLAKRAVTQAQKFGTEILSPQEVIDVRLNGQYRLITLADGSQLSTHTLIIATGVSYRKFNIPGSEKLTGAGIYYGAAMTEALTCKGEDVFIVGAGNSAGQAAVYLSKYAGSVNLVVRGDSLKKSMSQYLIDQIEDIDNINVKVLTQVKEFIGEDKLEAISIFNSITGEVETLPTNALFSFIGAKPRTDWLQDIVERDEHGFILTGANAIRNGMSPKGWTIERDPFFLETNVPGIFAIGDVRCNSVKRVASAVGEGAIAVQLIHQYLASV from the coding sequence ATGGCTAAACCTGTAATACTGACATTAGATGATGACTTAGAAGTTTTGCAAGCGATCGAGCTTGACTTACGTAAAGAGTATGGCGATCGCTTCCGGGTAGTCCGATCCAACTCGCCTAAGACGGCTTTAGAGGTGCTGCAAAAGTTAAAGTTGCGTAACGAGTCAGCAGCCCTGTTTCTTGTAGACCAGCGAATGCCGCAAATGAGCGGTGTGGAATTTCTAGAACAGGCAATTGAAATCTTTCCCTTGACCAAACGTGTCTTACTCACAGCATATGCAGACACTAACGCAGCTATCCGTGCCATCAACAAGGCCAAGATTGATTATTACCTCTTGAAGCCTTGGGATCCCCCTGAAGAGCGTTTATATCCTATACTTAACGATTTGCTTGAGGTTTGGCAAGCTTGTTTCCGTCCACCTTTTGAAGGTGTGCGCGTTGTTGGTTCTCGTTGGTCGCCTAGATTGTATCAAATCAAAGATTTCTTAGCCCGCAATCATGTTCCTTATCAGTGGCTAAATATTGAGTCAGATGAAGGCGATCGCCTTGTTAGTTATACTATTAGTTCTGATACTAAATGCCAGGCGTTAGTTATTTTCCCTGACGGTTCACATCTTGTAGAGCCAACAAATACCCAAATTGCCGAGAAAATAGGGCTAAAAACACGCCCCAAAATGCCGTTTTATGACTTAACTATTGTGGGTGCTGGCCCAGCTGGTTTAGCAGCAGCTGTTTATGGGGCTTCTGAAGGGCTTCGCACAGTGCTGATTGAACGAGAAGCGCCAGGAGGTCAAGCAGGTACTAGTTCGCGGATTGAAAATTATCTTGGTTTTCCGGGTGGTGTGCATGGCGGGGATTTAGCCAAACGTGCTGTCACACAAGCTCAAAAGTTCGGAACAGAAATTCTCTCACCGCAAGAAGTCATTGATGTGCGTCTGAATGGTCAATATCGATTGATCACCCTAGCAGACGGTTCGCAACTTAGCACCCACACCTTGATTATTGCAACAGGGGTATCTTATCGCAAGTTCAACATCCCTGGAAGTGAAAAATTGACAGGTGCAGGTATCTACTATGGCGCTGCTATGACCGAAGCACTTACTTGCAAAGGCGAAGATGTGTTTATTGTGGGTGCGGGTAACTCGGCTGGACAAGCGGCTGTATATCTTTCTAAGTACGCAGGCTCCGTTAACCTTGTAGTTCGGGGGGACTCACTGAAAAAAAGTATGTCTCAATATTTGATTGACCAGATTGAAGATATTGATAATATCAACGTCAAGGTATTGACTCAAGTTAAAGAATTTATCGGAGAAGACAAGTTGGAGGCAATAAGCATTTTTAACTCGATAACAGGTGAAGTCGAAACTCTTCCCACCAATGCTTTGTTTAGCTTTATTGGTGCTAAGCCGCGTACCGATTGGTTGCAAGATATTGTAGAGCGTGATGAACACGGCTTTATTCTTACCGGAGCGAATGCAATCCGAAATGGGATGTCACCGAAAGGATGGACAATAGAGCGCGATCCTTTCTTTCTTGAGACTAACGTGCCAGGTATTTTTGCCATCGGCGATGTGCGTTGTAACTCAGTTAAACGAGTTGCTTCCGCAGTTGGTGAGGGAGCGATCGCTGTTCAATTAATTCACCAATATTTAGCTTCTGTATAG